A region from the Bacteroidia bacterium genome encodes:
- the deoC gene encoding deoxyribose-phosphate aldolase translates to MLLQKEFILAETARIAKESEKLSNIGNLKTVFSLIDLTTLNTTDNDAKVRDFCEKVNNFSENFSDFPNVAAICIYPSFVGLVRKTLKAKNVNIASVVGGFPSSQTFISIKLSETSIAVEKGADEVDMVISVGKFLEKDYQSVANEVTLIKAAAGKAHVKVILETGALSSFDEIYLASMLSMEAGADFIKTSTGKMEPAATPEAVLVMVTAIKDYFEKTGRMVGIKPAGGVVTPEQALVYFAIVKEVLGDKWLTPEWFRLGASRLANNLLSKIKEFETGDKKEINYF, encoded by the coding sequence ATGTTACTCCAAAAAGAATTTATATTAGCTGAAACAGCAAGAATTGCAAAAGAATCTGAAAAATTATCAAATATTGGAAATTTAAAAACCGTTTTCAGCCTTATTGATCTTACTACTTTAAATACAACAGATAACGACGCAAAAGTTCGCGATTTTTGTGAAAAAGTAAATAACTTTTCTGAAAATTTTTCTGATTTTCCGAACGTTGCAGCAATTTGTATTTATCCTTCCTTTGTTGGACTTGTTAGAAAAACACTTAAGGCAAAAAATGTAAATATTGCATCGGTTGTTGGAGGATTCCCTTCTTCACAAACATTCATTTCAATAAAATTATCAGAAACTAGCATTGCTGTTGAAAAAGGTGCAGATGAAGTAGATATGGTAATTTCGGTTGGAAAATTTTTAGAAAAAGATTACCAATCAGTTGCAAACGAAGTTACATTAATAAAAGCAGCAGCCGGAAAAGCTCACGTAAAAGTTATACTTGAAACCGGAGCACTTTCCTCATTTGATGAAATTTATCTTGCAAGTATGTTGTCAATGGAAGCTGGTGCAGACTTTATTAAAACTTCCACTGGAAAAATGGAACCTGCTGCAACTCCAGAAGCAGTTTTAGTTATGGTTACTGCCATTAAAGACTATTTTGAAAAAACCGGAAGAATGGTTGGGATAAAACCTGCCGGTGGAGTAGTAACTCCAGAACAAGCACTTGTTTATTTTGCAATTGTAAAAGAAGTTTTAGGTGATAAATGGCTAACCCCTGAATGGTTCAGATTAGGTGCTAGCAGATTAGCCAATAATTTACTTTCAAAAATTAAAGAATTTGAAACAGGTGATAAAAAAGAAATAAATTATTTTTAA
- a CDS encoding T9SS type A sorting domain-containing protein, which yields MKTIMLFILFAVFGLTTYAQYNCYGTRYNDSLFDVTVTSDVLYGNNLLYTGVATDLHMDIYQPTGDTALMRPLIIFAPKGSFLQEDKAEWTMQQLCLKFAHMGYVTAAIDYRVGINYTLAFQNPNREFSLAVMRAYHDYKAAIRFFRKDAATTNTYKIDPNMIIAGGSSAGAITAVHVAYLDQLSEIPAVIDTTGLGGIEGHSGNSGYSSQVNYVVNLCGAIADTSWINSGNIPLISMHGNLDTEVPYGSAVISMVIPITEVDGSASINLRTNTVGIENPFHTFLGQAHIPYDPNAGGSYLLYMDTVINYVKTNLYNWICTSTGVTENNLLPFVQVYPNPMQNELNINLNNNICDGVSVYVYDVMGNICLVEELQNKETILSINNLPEGIYLIKIKTQTSVNTYKIIKSL from the coding sequence ATGAAAACAATAATGCTATTTATTCTGTTTGCGGTTTTTGGTCTAACAACATATGCTCAATACAATTGTTATGGTACAAGATACAACGATAGTCTTTTTGATGTAACCGTTACATCAGATGTGCTTTATGGGAACAATTTACTTTATACAGGTGTTGCAACAGATTTGCATATGGATATTTATCAGCCTACAGGCGATACAGCATTAATGCGTCCATTAATAATTTTTGCACCTAAAGGAAGCTTTTTACAGGAAGATAAAGCAGAGTGGACAATGCAGCAACTTTGTTTAAAATTTGCGCATATGGGTTATGTAACAGCTGCAATTGACTATAGGGTTGGAATAAATTATACACTTGCTTTTCAAAATCCCAATAGAGAGTTTTCTTTAGCTGTAATGCGTGCTTATCATGATTACAAAGCAGCGATTAGGTTTTTTAGAAAAGATGCTGCAACAACTAACACATATAAAATTGATCCGAATATGATAATTGCAGGAGGAAGTTCAGCAGGTGCAATAACAGCTGTGCACGTTGCTTATTTAGATCAGCTTTCAGAAATTCCGGCAGTTATTGACACAACGGGTTTAGGTGGAATTGAGGGACACAGCGGAAACTCAGGTTATTCAAGTCAGGTAAACTATGTTGTTAATCTTTGTGGGGCAATTGCAGATACATCATGGATTAATTCTGGTAATATTCCGTTAATAAGTATGCATGGTAATTTGGATACTGAAGTTCCTTACGGCTCTGCAGTAATTTCTATGGTAATTCCAATAACTGAAGTTGATGGAAGTGCATCTATAAATCTAAGAACAAATACAGTTGGAATAGAGAACCCGTTTCATACTTTTTTAGGACAGGCACACATTCCTTATGATCCCAATGCAGGAGGCAGTTATCTTTTGTATATGGATACTGTTATTAATTATGTTAAGACTAACTTATATAACTGGATTTGTACTAGTACAGGTGTTACTGAAAATAATTTGTTGCCGTTTGTTCAGGTTTATCCAAACCCTATGCAAAATGAGCTTAATATTAATTTGAATAATAATATTTGTGATGGCGTCTCTGTTTATGTGTATGATGTTATGGGAAATATTTGTTTAGTAGAAGAATTACAAAATAAAGAAACCATTCTTAGTATTAACAATTTGCCTGAAGGGATATATCTGATTAAGATAAAAACTCAAACAAGTGTTAATACTTATAAGATAATAAAGTCTTTATAA